TCTTTTCTTCATTGAGTATTCCAATCGCTTCCACATAAGGAACATCCTTCACTTTCTCTGTGCTATAGGTATCACAGTTCACTACTGGTGTTAAAGCGACACCACGTCCATAATTTGAGGCATGCATAAAAGGATAGAATATCGTCTGAGCCCAGGCACTTCCTCCGTTTTCTGTCATAATTGGCGCAATAACATTAACAAGCTGAGCCAGGCAAGCCATCTTTACACGATCACAATTCTTCAGTAACGTAATTAAGAGACATCCCACCACCAGGGCATCTTCAAATGTATAAATATCCTCCAATTGATGAGGTGCAATCTGCCAGCGCTCCAGCTTTTGATCCGCGTCATTACTATGGAACCATACGTTCCATTCATCAAAGGAAAGATACATTGTTTTGTCAGAATGCTTTATCGCTTTAACATAATCGCAAATGGCAGTTACGGACTTGATAAACTGGTTCATTCCTAATGAACAGGCAAGGAAGGTAGCTGTATCATTATCCTTGTTTCCATAATAACTATGAAGGGATAGATAATCCACATATTCATAGGTATGATCTAGCACGGTTGCTTCCCATTTTCCAAAGGTAGGCATATACATGGAGGAGCTTCCACAAGCTACAAGTTCAATGGAAGGATCTAGTTCCTTCATGACCTTCGCTGTTTCACAAGCGATTCGTCCATATTCCTCCGCTGTTTTTGAACATATCTGCCAAGATCCGTCCATTTCATTACCGAGGCACCATACCTTGATGTCAAAGGGTTCTTCAAAACCATTTGCCCGGCGCATATCACTATAATATGTTCCCTTCGGGAAATTACAGTATTCCAGAAGATTTCTGGCCTCATCCGCGCCTCTTGTACCTAAATTCACTGCTTGCATTACCTTGCTACCAACACGTTTTGCCCACTCTTGAAATTCATCAATACCCACTTCATTGGTTTCAATCACATGCCAAGCCAGTTCCGCACGTCTCGGACGTTTCTTCTTATCACCGGTACCATCCTCCCAATTATATCCGGATACAAAGTTACCACCCGGATAACGAACGATGGGAACATTTAGCTGTTTCACCATTTCCATGACATCCTTCCGAAATCCCTGATCATCACTGGTCGGATGAGAAGGCTCATAAATACCGTTATAAACCGCTCTACCCAGGTGTTCAATAAAAGAGCCATAGATTCTTTCATCTATCTCACCAACTTGAAAATTCTTATTTAGTATCAGCTTCGCTTCCATATTTATCCTCCTGTTACAAATTGATATATCGCACTTTGATTATGCTCATAAGACAAACTATAATATATAATCACCATATCATATTGACATCTGTTTTTTCAATGATATATGATGTTATCAAACTGATTTATCATACTTTTTATATATAATCGCTTAAGATATAAGACATATTACATACCTTTACGCAGGAGAGAGATCATCATGAAAATAAATAGAATTGGTTACAATTACACCCATAGCAAAAATTTTTCCTTAAGCCGTCCCACGGGGTCCGGAGATTACCTGCTTCTTCATATTAAAACACCAGCCATGGTACTCTTACAGGGTGCTGAACACTACGCTTCAAAAAACTCAGTGATTATCTTTAATAAAGGAACACCTCAACTGTATTATGCATGTGGTGACAGCTATGCAAATGATTTTATCCACTTTGACATTGATTCTGAGATGGATCTTCGTACTTTGCCCCTTGATACCATTATCCCACTTCCATCTACAACACAGATTCGTAAGTTATTTAAGGATATCTATCTGGAATTCATATCCAACAACCAGAAGCGTATGGAATCGATTGATTTATTGCTTCGGCTCCTTTTTGTAAAAATCGGAGAGCAGGCTTCTTATCACCCTGATAATCCTGTATTATTTGATTATTATGATAAATTACTGGAGCTTAGATCCCTGATTTATCGCCATCCGGAAGAGAAGTGGACAATTACCCGGCTTTCTCAACTGACTAATTTAAGTCCCTCCTATTTTCAACGTCTATATAAGCAAACCTTTGGCGTATCCTGTATTTCGGATGCTATTACCAGTAAAATCGAGTATGCCAAAACCTCACTTGCAGCTTCAGGAGGCACCATCCGTGAAATATCCTCCCTATGTGGCTATGACAATGAGGAGCACTTTATGCGACAATTCAAAAAGTTCGTAGGTATGACCCCCTCGGAATATCGCAAAAGAATTATATCTAAATCAATTGATATATCTCAATGAAAGCATCAAAGTTAACGTCCAAACTCGGATAGGATTAAGCCTTTATTGCGTTCCAGTGCCGTTTGAATACTCCAACGATTTACAAACAATAATAATGGATTTCCTTTTAGATCCTTTACCTTTTTTGTATCTGAGGATACTCCCAAGCTACTGACATCAATATCCTTATTCTCAATCCAACGGATAAATTCATAGGGTAGCGGATCCAGGCGAACCTCCACTCCGTATTCGGATTCCAGACGAAACTTCAACACATCGAATTGAAGAACACCTACCACTCCGACGATGATTTCTTCCATTCCAGTGTTGTATTCCTGGAATATCTGAATAGCTCCTTCCTGCGCAATCTGAGTAATTCCTTTCAGGAACTGCTTTCGCTTCATGGTATCAGCCTGTCTTACCTTAGCGAAATGTTCCGGCGAAAAGGTAGGAATTCCTTCATAGATGAACTTTCGGTCAGAGCTGTTTAAGGTATCGCCGATGGAGAAGATACCGGGATCAAACACACCGATAATGTCTCCAGCATAAGCTTCTTCTACAATCTGCCGTTCCTGTGCCATCAGCTGTTGAGGTTGGGAAAGTCGGATTTTCTTATTGCCCTGCATATGATACACTTCCATACCTGCATTGAACTTGCCGGAGCAAATTCTCATAAACGCAATTCGATCCCGATGTGCTTTATTCATATTAGCCTGAATTTTAAACACAAATGCCGAAAAATCATTTTCCATAGGATCAATCTTCCCTTCCGATGACATTCTGGGAAGTGGTGAGGTTGTCATCTTAAGGAAATGCTTTAAAAAGGTTTCAACACCAAAGTTCGTAAGTGCAGAACCAAAGAAAACCGGAGTAAGCTTTCCGTTTCTAACAAGCTCTTCATCAAATTCACTGCTGGCTCCATCCAGTAATTCTATTTCTTCTGATAGGATATCGTGATTATCCTTTCCGATTATGGAGTCTAGGCTGGGATCACCCAGTTCCACTTCTATGGTATCCACTTCCTTTTGACCATTATTCGCAGCAAAGAATCGTGTAATATGCTTCGTTTCCCGATCATATACCCCCTTAAAATTCTTACCGGATCCGATCGGCCAGTTAATGGGACAGGTCTGAATCCCCAGTACCGTCTCGATTTCATCCAGTAGTTCAAAGGTGTTCTTCGCCTCTCGATCCAATTTATTAATAAAGGTAAAAATCGGTATATTACGCATAACGCAAACTTTAAACAGCTTCTTGGTCTGATTCTCAACACCCTTAGAGGCATCAATTACCATAACGGCTGAATCAGCCGCCATTAATGTACGATAGGTATCCTCAGAGAAATCCTGATGCCCGGGGGTATCCAATATATTAATACAATAATCCTCATAATTAAACTGCATTACAGAAGAAGTAACAGAGATACCACGTTGCTTTTCTATTTCCATCCAGTCCGATACCGCATGCTTATCTGTCTTTTTCCCTTTCACGGAACCAGCAAGATTAATGGCTCCTCCATAGAGCAGTAATTTCTCTGTTAAGGTGGTTTTTCCCGCATCCGGGTGGGAAATGATCGCAAAGGTTCTTCTTCTTTTTATTTCCTGTTTGTAGTCCATTCAAAAATCCTCTCTTCATAAAGCAATCCATACCGCCTGATGTATTCCTTATGCGGCAGTAATCTTACGAAACCAATTCATCTTATTATATTTGAGCGATTATTGTCAAGTTATATATTCTCAGACTTTATAGATGCCTCATAACTTCTTCCATGGTTGCAGCCGATAACATTTTCTTGGCCATCTCCACTGCATCCTTATAGTTTATGCTTCTTATCTGCTTCTTTATTTTAGCCATCTCACATATTGACATACTGAACTCATCCAGCCCTAAACCCAATAATAGCTTAGTGGCTCTCTCATCAGCTGCCATTTCTCCACACATACCTACTTCGATTCCCATAGCATGACCCGCATTAATCACTTTCTGAATACTTCTCAATACAGCGGGATGGAATTCATTAAAGAGCTGTTTAATCTTAGGATTTCCTCTGTCCACTGCCAGAAGATACTGGGTCAAATCATTGGTTCCTATGCTGAAAAAATCTGCTTCCCTAGCCAAATCCTCTGCACATAATACAGCCGCTGGTGTCTCAATCATAATACCGATTTTGATTTTTTCATCAAAGGGATGCCCCTTCTCTTTCAATTCCTTCTTACAGTCGTTCAGTATTTCCTTTGCTCTGTTAAGTTCCTCCACAGATATAATCATCGGTAGCATAATCTTGATTGTTCCATAAGCGCTTGCCCGAAGTATAGCCCTAAGCTGTGTTTTAAATACTTCCTCCAGCTCAAGGGATATACGAATGGCTCTCCAGCCTAGAAAAGGATTTTCTTCTTTCTCGAACTCATAATAATGCAGGGCTTTGTCTCCTCCGATATCCAGGGTTCTGATTACAATCTCTTTCTCACAAAGCATGGCAGCCTCTTTATATGCAAGAAACTGCTCCTCTTCTGTTGGAAAATGATCATTTTCCATGTATAGGAACTCGCTGCGGAATAATCCGATTCCATCGATATGATAGCTTGCTGCCTTCTTTACCGCCTCCACATTACCAACATTGGCACATACCCTGATGGATTTTCCATCCAAGGTTATTGAGGGTAATGCATCCAGTTCTTTCTCTGCATTTCGTATTTTTTGATAATGTATTGCTTGTTTTTCATATTCCTGTAAAGTCGAATCATCCGGATCAATGATAATGATCCCATGTTCTGCATCCATGGCAATCATATCGCCGGTAGAAACTGCTTCCATTATATCACTAACTCCCACCAGTGCAGGAATCTCCATCTCACGTGCCAGAATACTAACATGACTGGTTACTCCACC
The nucleotide sequence above comes from Variimorphobacter saccharofermentans. Encoded proteins:
- the ptsP gene encoding phosphoenolpyruvate--protein phosphotransferase; translation: MVYRYHSVVIKYRFMGERYGVVMRELMVQNTMSDGITVGKAYVISKQDMKADNYQINEQEIESEIMRYYDAVKEARQQLEEIARTNESKVFFGHLAIIKDQSLHDITINRIQNGRRNAQQAIEEAAYELYAQFDAMKDDYIRERKADISDVCTRIMKCLKKDKRNPFLNIVEPVILVADELTPSDTLMLPLERIIGIITKQGGVTSHVSILAREMEIPALVGVSDIMEAVSTGDMIAMDAEHGIIIIDPDDSTLQEYEKQAIHYQKIRNAEKELDALPSITLDGKSIRVCANVGNVEAVKKAASYHIDGIGLFRSEFLYMENDHFPTEEEQFLAYKEAAMLCEKEIVIRTLDIGGDKALHYYEFEKEENPFLGWRAIRISLELEEVFKTQLRAILRASAYGTIKIMLPMIISVEELNRAKEILNDCKKELKEKGHPFDEKIKIGIMIETPAAVLCAEDLAREADFFSIGTNDLTQYLLAVDRGNPKIKQLFNEFHPAVLRSIQKVINAGHAMGIEVGMCGEMAADERATKLLLGLGLDEFSMSICEMAKIKKQIRSINYKDAVEMAKKMLSAATMEEVMRHL
- a CDS encoding helix-turn-helix transcriptional regulator, with the protein product MKINRIGYNYTHSKNFSLSRPTGSGDYLLLHIKTPAMVLLQGAEHYASKNSVIIFNKGTPQLYYACGDSYANDFIHFDIDSEMDLRTLPLDTIIPLPSTTQIRKLFKDIYLEFISNNQKRMESIDLLLRLLFVKIGEQASYHPDNPVLFDYYDKLLELRSLIYRHPEEKWTITRLSQLTNLSPSYFQRLYKQTFGVSCISDAITSKIEYAKTSLAASGGTIREISSLCGYDNEEHFMRQFKKFVGMTPSEYRKRIISKSIDISQ
- a CDS encoding peptide chain release factor 3, whose amino-acid sequence is MDYKQEIKRRRTFAIISHPDAGKTTLTEKLLLYGGAINLAGSVKGKKTDKHAVSDWMEIEKQRGISVTSSVMQFNYEDYCINILDTPGHQDFSEDTYRTLMAADSAVMVIDASKGVENQTKKLFKVCVMRNIPIFTFINKLDREAKNTFELLDEIETVLGIQTCPINWPIGSGKNFKGVYDRETKHITRFFAANNGQKEVDTIEVELGDPSLDSIIGKDNHDILSEEIELLDGASSEFDEELVRNGKLTPVFFGSALTNFGVETFLKHFLKMTTSPLPRMSSEGKIDPMENDFSAFVFKIQANMNKAHRDRIAFMRICSGKFNAGMEVYHMQGNKKIRLSQPQQLMAQERQIVEEAYAGDIIGVFDPGIFSIGDTLNSSDRKFIYEGIPTFSPEHFAKVRQADTMKRKQFLKGITQIAQEGAIQIFQEYNTGMEEIIVGVVGVLQFDVLKFRLESEYGVEVRLDPLPYEFIRWIENKDIDVSSLGVSSDTKKVKDLKGNPLLLFVNRWSIQTALERNKGLILSEFGR
- the arfA gene encoding arabinosylfuranosidase ArfA codes for the protein MEAKLILNKNFQVGEIDERIYGSFIEHLGRAVYNGIYEPSHPTSDDQGFRKDVMEMVKQLNVPIVRYPGGNFVSGYNWEDGTGDKKKRPRRAELAWHVIETNEVGIDEFQEWAKRVGSKVMQAVNLGTRGADEARNLLEYCNFPKGTYYSDMRRANGFEEPFDIKVWCLGNEMDGSWQICSKTAEEYGRIACETAKVMKELDPSIELVACGSSSMYMPTFGKWEATVLDHTYEYVDYLSLHSYYGNKDNDTATFLACSLGMNQFIKSVTAICDYVKAIKHSDKTMYLSFDEWNVWFHSNDADQKLERWQIAPHQLEDIYTFEDALVVGCLLITLLKNCDRVKMACLAQLVNVIAPIMTENGGSAWAQTIFYPFMHASNYGRGVALTPVVNCDTYSTEKVKDVPYVEAIGILNEEKNELTVFAVNRSLDDNINLEIDLRDFTNAKLLEHIVMEHDDMKAVNSADHPDNVIPKNNGVTTIGSSTATAVLNKHSWNVIRFQV